The window TGACGGCATCCGGCGCTTTCTCCACAATGATTTCCCGCAGTCTTTCTTCGTTCATGTCGGCATCTCTCCTCTATTCCGGGCGTTTTAATTTATATCCAAGGATAGCAGAAACCCTGCGGCATTTCGCTTGTCTGTCCTCTTTCCCGGAGAAAAGATGACAATTTTTATCGGGCTTTTGACCTCGGTCATGTTTTGCTTCGCGCTCTTTGGCTATGCTGGCCTCACGATCACGACGGAAAGGACGAAAGGAGCCCGACCATGAATCTGCCTGAGGAAATCGGCAACCAGCCGATCAATAAAACCATCGAACAGCATCCGCGCATCGGCGAAATCCTGCAGAAGTACGACATCGGCTGCGTCACCTGCGGCGTCGGCATCTGCCTGGTCAAGGATGTGGTCTCCATCCACGCCTTGGGCGATGAAACCGAAGCGAAAATCGAAACGGAAATCCGCGACTATCTCGCAACCCTCGACGCATAAAGGAGAATCCCCATGAATAAACTCGCTTGCGGCTGCCCCGGCAGCCATGTTCAAACCATCGAGCGCAACGAAACCAACACCAACGCAGCGACCGGCCGTCTGCCCAGCGAACTGCGCCAGTGGCCGACTCAGCTGCATCTGGTGCCGCCAAGTGCCCCCTGGCTGCAAAATGCCCACCTGCTCATCGCCGCAGACTGCGTCCCCTTTGCCTACGGCGACTTCCACCGCGACTTCATCAAGGACCGGGTGCTGGTCAACGCCTGCCCGAAACTGGACGACACCAGCCCCTACGTGGAAAAGCTGGCGGCGATCATCCGTCAGAACGATATCCAGTCGATCACCGTCACTATCATGGAAGTTCCCTGCTGCCGGGGACTCGGCCTGATGGCCCAGGAAGCGGTCAAACAATCGGGCAAGGATGTGCCCCTGGAGATCGCGGTCATCGGCATCGACGGAACCCGGAGGAGTTGACCATGAAAACGAACGTCACTCAAGTGATGATGGAGGAGCACCAGCTGATTCTGCGCATGATCGCCCTGGTCGAAAAGAACGCCGGCCGGGTGGCGCGGGGCGAGTTCCGCAACTGGCGCTTTTTTCTCGACGCCGTCGACTTCATCCGCAACTATGCTGACCGTTTTCATCACGCCAAGGAAGAAGATGTTCTCTTTGCCGCCCTGGTGAAGAACGGCATGCCGGAAAAGCAGTCCCCCATCGAAGCCATGCTCATGGAACATGACGCCGGTCGCGCCCATGTGCGAGGGATGGAGAAAGCGGCACGCCAGGCGCTGGACGGGGACGAGAGCGATATTCCGTCCCTGCTCGAACACGCCCGGGGCTACGCCGAGCTGCTGCGCGGCCACATCGATAAAGAAGACACCATCCTCTACCCCCTGGCCGAGCGGGTTCTGCCGGAGGATCTCCGTCCGGCCATGCTCGACGCCTACCAGGCCGCCGAGGGCCGCACGCCGGAGTTGGCCGAAACCTACCGGCAGATGGTGGAAGACTACGAAAAGGAGACAATCTGATGATTTTTCGCGCCCTGATCCTTTTGGCGCTGCTCTTGGCGGCGGGGCCGGTCCTGGCCGGTCCCATGTCGGCAGTCACCTGCCACTGTTTCACCGACCGCAGCTACGACGCGGCCCGTCCCGAGGCGGCCGACGCCTATTATCTGGCGGCAACCCAGAACACCTTCTTCGCCCAGCTTTTCAAGACCGAGAAGAAGCTGCTGGTGCGCGGCAAGCAGAAAGGGATGCTCATGGCGGACTTCTGGGTGGCCCATTATGTCGCCGAACAAACGAACAGCTCGGCGGAGACGTTGCTGAAAGCGCGCTACGAGCACCCCAACTGGAGCGCGACTCTGGCGGCTCAGGGGATCGACGGCCAAGCCTTGGAGCTTTTTTTCGCCAACGCCCTCGCCTCGGAAGCCTCGGGCACCCAGCTCGACCGGGTGATCATCGATGAACTGCTGCCGCGCCACGGGGTGCTGACCAAAGAGGATATCGCCCCATTGCGCCAGGGGGGCCTGGAAAATCAGGAGATGCTGATGGTCGCCCTGCTGGCGAAAAAGACCGGCAAACCGGCGCAGACGATCGCCCAGGAAAAAAAGGATAGCGGCAAGAGCTGGAGCGGACTCTTCCACGAAGCCGGCATCGACATCGCCCGCATCGACACGGAAATCACCACGCTGCTGGGCACACTCGGCTAGAACAACTCGGGAGCTGGTCTAACCGAGCGAGTATTTCATCCGCCTAAAAAGATCAGCGAATCGCGCCTTTACTCTCCACTCCATTAATGCTATAAAGCCTCACCGTGAATCGCCGGGTTGTCCCGGCGGTTCTTTTCTTTTTTTACGCGAGGAAAGCAAAAACATGATCAGCGCCCACAATATCGCCCTGGCCTACGGCAAGCGGGTGATTTTCAAAGACGTCAACATCAAGTTCACCCCCGGCAACTGCTATGGTCTGATCGGCGCCAACGGCGCGGGGAAATCGACCTTTCTCAAGATCCTCGCCGGGCAGTCCGAAGCCGACAAGGGAGAGGTCATCGTCAGCCCGGGCGAACGCATCGCCATGCTGCGCCAGGACCAGTTCGCCTTTGACGAGGAGACGGTCTTTCATACCGTCATCATGGGGCATAAACGCCTTTTCGAAGTGATGCGCGAGCGCGAGGATCTCTATGCCAAAGGGGATTTCAGCGAGGAAGACGGCATCCGCTCGGGCGAGCTGGAAGCGGAATTCGCCGAGATGAACGGCTACGAAGCGGAAGCCGAAGCGGCGGTGCTCCTCGACGGTCTCGGCATCCCCGAGGAATTGCGCCACAAGCGGATGAAGGAGCTGGAACCGGGGGACAAGGTGCGGGTACTCCTCGCCCAGGCCCTGTTCGGCAATCCCGACATCCTCTTGCTCGACGAGCCGACCAACCATCTCGACCTGAAATCGATCGCCTGGCTGGAGGATTTCCTCTTCCGCTTTCCCAACACGGTCATCGTCGTTTCCCATGACCGCCACTTTCTCAATCAGGTCTGCACCCATGTGGCCGACATCGACTTCGGCAAGATCACCGTCTACGTCGGCAACTACGATTTCTGGTATCAGGCCAGCCAGTTGACCCTCAAGCAGAAGCAGGACGAAAACCGCAAGGTCACCGACAAGGCCAACGAACTCAAGGAGTTCATCCAGCGTTTTTCCTCCAACGCGAGCAAGGCCAAGCAGGCGACCTCGCGCAAGAAGCTGTTGGAAAAGCTCACTGTCGAGGAACTGCCGGTCTCGTCGCGCAAATACCCCTTCGTCGTCTTCAAGCCCGAGCGCCCCTGCGGCGACATCATCCTTGAAATCAAGGGACTGTACAAAAAGATCGACGGCGTCGAACTCTTCGGCGGCCTCGATCTCTTCGTCAACAAGGGGGACAAAATCGCCTTCGTCGGCGCCAACGCCCTGGCCAAGACCACCCTTTTCCAGATTCTCGCCGGCGAACTGGAACCGGACGCCGGCAGCTGCCGCTGGGGGGTAACTATCACCCCAGCCTACTTCCCCAAAGAGAACAGCCGCTATTTCGACAACGATCTCAACCTGATCGAATGGCTCTGCCAGTTTCCGCCCTGCGACGGCGAGACCTTCGCCCGCGGCTTTCTCGGGCGCATGCTCTTCTCTGGCGATGAAGCGACGAAAAAAACCCGCGTCCTTTCCGGCGGCGAGCGGGTGCGCTGCATGCTCGCGCGGATGATGCTCAAAGGGGCCAACGCCCTGGTTTTCGACGAGCCGACCAACCACCTCGACCTCGAATCGATCACCGCCCTCAACAACGGTCTCATCGCCTTTTCCGAAGCGATCCTCTTCACCTCCCACGACCATCAGTTCATCGAAACCCTGGCCAACCGCATCGTTGAATTTTTGCCGGAGGGCTATATCGACCGCGCCATGAGTTTTGAGGAATACCTGGAGAGCCCCGAAGTGGCCCGCGAGCGGGAACGGCTCAGCCCGGACCACGCCGACCTGAAGCTCTAGACCATGGCCGGCGAAACGCGCGCGGATATCGCGCCCGGCATGACCGTAGCGATCGTGCTGAAAAAGGATCAGAAGAGCGGCACGCTGACCTGGGGCGTGGTCAAGAACCTGCTCACCAGCGCCCCCTATCATTCGCGGGGGATCAAGGTGCGTCTGGAGGATGGGCAGGTGGGCCGGGTTCAGATCATCGGAGAGCCCGACTGAAATGAATCGCGCCTCCCGCAACCGGCTGACCACCCAACTGCTCCCTCAGTTTCCCGGGAACAACCTTTTCGATCGGGTCGCCCGCGCCTGTTGCCGGGCGGGCTGCCTGCCACGCAAGGAGTTGTTCGAGGCCTGGGAAACGGCGCGGCGGACGCGGCGGCGGCTGCGCGGAGGGCGGGTGGTCGATCTGGCCTGCGGCCACGGGCTGCTCGCCCAACTGCTGCTTTTGCTCGACGACAGTTCACCGGAAGCGCTGGCCGTGGACCTGCGCCTGCCGGCGAGCGCACCCCGACTGGCGGCGGTGCTCGGCGAAGACTGGCCGCGCCTGGCGGGGCGGGTACGGTTCATCGAAGCCGACCTGAATACCGTCGAACTTTCCGCCGACGATCTGGTCGTTTCGGCCCACGCCTGCGGCGGCCTCAGCGATCAGATTCTGGACCGTGCCCTGGCCGCCCGCGCCCGGCTGGCCCTGCTCCCCTGCTGTCACGACCTCAAGGGCGCCGACCTCGGCGGCCTGCACGGCTGGCTCGACGGCTCCCTCGCTCTCGACGTGCTGCGCGTCGAACGCCTGCGCCGCGCCGGCTATCGGGTCCACACCCAGACCATCCCCGGCGACATCACCCCGAAAAATCGTCTACTGCTGGCCGAGCCGCGCTGACGGCGGCCCGCCGCCCCCCATCTCCCTTCCCGCCTCTCCACAAACCCCTGCCGTCTGCTGCCGGCCGAAAAGGTTTCCCCTCAAGCTATCGGTATCTTTTATCCGTGGGAGGGTGTAGTATTAAGCATTGATCCGCCCCCCACCCCACCCTCGCCCCTCTTCCCCTTCACTGCCGTAATGAACTGAGTTTACGGTCTGAAGCGGCCCGTTGCCTGCCAACGGGTGTTCCAAGCATGCCAATTGGTCAAGCTTGCCCCTTAGATTCCGATCAGCATCCCGGTTTTTATCGGCCATCCTTCGGCTAGTTGCCAACCAGGGAGTTACACGATGCGAAAACCCACGTTTTCCCAAGGCAAAGCGATCGAAACCCGTTGTACCAAATGTCGCAAGGTCACCTCTCACCTTATCCTCGCCATGAACGAATCCACCCCGGGAAAGGTTCTCTGCAACATCTGCGGTCGCCAACATGATTACCAGACAAACGCCACAACCCAGAAGACCGCCGTGCGGCAAAACAACCAGCTCAAGGCCGCCGAACGCAAGGAGTGGGAAGAGTTGCAGCCGACCATCGCGAACGGCGAGGCAACGGATTACTGCATGACCTCCCATTACAAAATCAGATCGCTGATCAGTCATCCGACTTTTGGCTTTGGCTTTGTCCAGCGCATTGTCGGTCCGCAAAAGATTGAGATTCTTTTCGAGGGCGGCAAGAAAACCATGCGCTGCAAATAAGCCTTAGCATTTTCACGAGGAGAGAGATCCAGGAGGCCAGGATGGAAATCTGCGCGCTTTGCGAAGAGCAATCGCGAAAAACCCGCAACGGAAAACCCCACGAGTTTTTAGTAAAAATCGATTCCCTGCGAAAGTTTAACGGGGTAAACCCGCGTGGCTTTGAAGAACAGGATTATCAATGCCTGACCTGCAAGGCAAAATTTACCCAGAGTACCGACAAGAACAATCTCGCCTGGACCCTCTGGCAGGGGTGAGGATTTCCGGCATGTATTTCGACAGGGTGCATAACGGACGGAAGCCAGGATCGGCCGGGGACTCTGAGCAAGTCGCGCCAAAAACTTAGCCATATCTCATTTTTATTATTTTTTTTCTCCGTAACTTTCGCTATCATTCGGCAGCTTTTCCCGAGACCCATTCAACAGGAGGAAGAAAATGAAAAAAGTGTGTATTGTGCTTTCGGTGGTAGCGGCGATGCTCTTGGCAAGCGGAGCGCCGGTGCTGGCTTCGAGCACGGCGAAAAAGCCCTCCCCCGACGAAGCCATCGCCATGCTCAAAGCGGGGAACCAGCGTTTCGTCTCCGGGCAATCGGCCCACCCCCATATCGACGCCAAGCGCATTGCCCAGGCCGCCAAGGAAAACCAGGGGGACCACGCCTACGCTACGATCATCAGCTGCTCCGACTCCCGCGTTCCCGTCGAAGCGATCTTTGATGCCGGCATCATGGACATTTTCGTCATTCGCGTCGCCGGCAATGTTGTCGATACCGACGAAGCCGGTTCCATCGAATACGGCCTGGCCCACGTCAACACCCCGGTGATGGTGGTTCTCGGCCACACCCAGTGTGGCGCGGTAACCGCTGTAACCCACGCCCTGCACGGCGAAGGACACGCTCTCGAGCGCAACATTCCGACCCTGGTCGATAACATCGAGCCAGCAGTGAAGCGCGCCGGCCAACAGTATCCCCAGGTTCACGGCGATGCCATCATTCCCTACGCCATCGAAGAAAACGTCTGGCAGGCCATCGAGGACCTCTTCCGCGAAAGCCCGGCGACCCGCGAAATGGTCAAATCAGGTAAAGCCAAGGTCGTCGGCGCCATGTACGTGCTCGAAACCGGAAACGTCGAATTCCTGCCCGAGGAAAAGGTGCAGAAAATCCTCGCCCGGGTCGAGTCCTCGCGCAACAAAGCCATGGACGCCATGGCCCACTGATCAAGACAATCGCTTCACTTTCTGCACGAAAAAAAAACGCCTGACGACCGGAGCATTCCCGGCCGTCAGGCGTTTTTTTATCCCATTTCCCAACCTTCCCCCCCAAAAAAAACGCAACCACAGAGGGTTGCGTCTTAAAGTTTACAGTTTGAAACGACCGGTTGCTAAAACGGGATGTCGTCATCGGGATTGAAGGGCGGATCGGCGAAGTCTTCGTAGGCCGGGGTTGCCGGGGTTGAGCGCTGGGCCTGCTGGGCCGGGCGACTTTCCTGGCGGTTGCCGCCCCGGGGAGCATAGCCGCCTTCGCGCTGGCCACCGCCTTCGTCGCCGCGCCCGCCGAGCATCTGCATCTGGTCGGCGACGATTTCGGTGATGTAGCGCTTGTTGCCATCCTTGTCGTCATAGGAGCGGGTCTGGATTTTCCCCTCGATATAGACCTGCTTGCCCTTGTGCAGATATTTGCCGCAGATCTCGGCCAGTTGCCGCCAGGCAACGATGTTGTGCCACTCGGTCTTTTCCTGCTGCTGACCTTCGCGGTCCTTGTAGCGCTCGGACGTGGCCAGGGAAAAGGTCGCGACGGCAGCCCCGGAGGGGGTATAGCGAAGCTCGGGATCCTTGCCGAGGTTGCCGACGAGGATGACTTTGTTAACGGACATATGATTCCTCCTTACACGCGGTAAAACGAACGAACGCAAAGCTCGCCAAAACAGGTAAGCATGATACACGGTGAAGATGGGGAATTAAAGCTCTTTCTCCACGCTCCCCAAGACGACGGCGCCTGCGAACATGGAGGATTAAAACCTCCTTCCCGCCGGGAACATGGCGCTTTCAGCAAAGCCGCGAAAAGGTTTGACTCCCTCTGCCGGTGCCACTAAACTAACCTATTCGAGCATTTGCGGAGACTTATCAATCCATGATTCGTACCATTTTTTATTTCGCCACCCTCATCCCCTGGACCCTGTTCGTCATCGTCACCGGCGTTCCCCTGTCTTTCATCAGCCCTGACTATCTGCACAACTACGCACGGCTCTGGGCCAGGGTCGGCTTGCTGCTGGCCGGGGTGCGGCTGAAGGTCAGCGGCCAGGAGCATCTGCGCGCCGGCCAGCCGGTCATCTATATGTCCAACCATGCGAGCAATTTCGATATTCTGGCGCTTTTTGCCGGACTGCCGGGACAGTTTCGCTGGCTGGCCAAGGAAGAACTCTTTCGCATTCCCCTGTTCGGCTTGGCCATGCGCCGCGCCGGCTACATTCCCCTCGACCGTTCGGACCGCAGGAAGGCCCTGCACAGCATGACCGAAGCGGCCAAGCGCATCCGCGACGGCGCTTCGGTGGTGATCTTTCCCGAAGGCACCCGCTCCGCCGACGGCATCCTGCAACCTTTCAAGAAGGGGGGCTTCCTGATCGCCCTCAAGGCCGCCGTGCCGGTGCAGCCGGTAGCGATTTCCGGGAGCTTCGCGATCATGCCCAAGACCAGCCGCCGGATTCACGGCGGGCTGATCGAGGTGCGGATTCTGCCGGCCATCGCCACCGCCGAATTGACCTCCGCCGACACCGAGAAGCTGCTTGCGACCGTGCAGGAGCGGATCGCGGCAGCCCTGGAGGCTTGCCCATGAGCACTCTCGCCCATTCTCCCGAACTGCATCCCGACGCCCTGCGCATTCTGCCCCTCGGTGGGCTGGGCGAAATCGGGCTGAACCTGATGGTCCTCGAATGCCGGGGGGATTTGCTGCTCATTGACTGCGGACTGATGTTCCCCGAGGCCTACATGATGGGGATCGATCTGGTCATTCCCGATGTTTCCGCCCTGGCCGGGCGGGAAGCGGATATCCGCGGCTTGGTTCTGACCCACGGCCACGAGGACCACATCGGCGCCATCCCCTTTCTTTACGAAACCCTCGGCTGCCCGCCCATCTACGGCACGGCCCTGACGCTGGGGCTGCTGCGGGGCAAGCTGGAGGAGCACAAGCTCGCCGGTCGCGCCCGCCTGGAGACGGTTTCCCCCCGCCAGAGCGTTCAGCTTGGGGTTTTTGCGGTGGAATTCTACCGCGCCGCCCACTCCATCGTCGACGGCGCCGGCTTGATCATCCGCACCCCGGCGGGGACAGTCATCCATACCGGCGACTTCAAGCTCGACCAGACCCCGGTGGACGGCGAGCCGACCGACCTCCCCCGACTGGCCCAGTGCGGGGAGGAGGGCGTGCTGCTGCTGCTGGCCGACTCGACCAACATCGAAAAGGAAGGCTACACCCTCTCGGAGCGGGTGGTCGGTGAGGCCTTTCAGCAGATCCTCCCTCAGTGCAGCGGCCTGGTCATGGTCGCGACTTTTTCCTCCAATATCCACCGCATTCAGCAGGTAGTGGATGCGGCCGTTGATTGCGGGCGCAGCGTACTGATCAATGGCCGCAGCATGGTGACGAACACCGACATCGCCCGCAAACTCGGCTATCTGAACATCCCCGATTCGGCTCTCATCGAGCTGCGTGATCTGCGGGACATCCCCCGCGACCAGGTGCTGGTCATCACCACCGGCAGCCAGGGGGAACCCCTCTCGGCCCTCGCCCGCATCGCCATGGATGACCATAAGCAGCTTTACCTGGAGCCGGGGGATACGGTCATCCTCTCGTCGAAATTCATCCCCGGCAACGAGAAGGCCATCTCCGACCTGATCAACCACCTCTACCGGCGCGGCGCCGAGGTCTTCTACGAGACGACGAGCGAGGTTCATGTCTCCGGCCATGCCAGCCAGGAAGAACTCAAACTCGTCCATTCCCTGGTCAAGCCCCGTTATTTTGTGCCGGTGCACGGCGAATACCGGCATCTGGTCAAACATGCGCAACTGGCCCGGCGCATGGGGGTGGCGCCGGAACACGCGGTCGTCCTGGAAAACGGGCAGCCCCTGCTGGTTTCGGAAAACGGCCTGCGCCTCGAAGAACGGCTGGAGAGCGGACGGATTTTCGTCGACGGCAAGGGGGTCGGCGATGTCGGCGTCATGCAGCTGCGCGACCGCAGCCATCTGGCCAATCACGGCATGGTCATGGTGATTCTGGCGATGAACCAGAAAACCGGCGAGATCCTCTACGGGCCGGAGATCCACAGCAAGGGTTTCGTCACCGAGGACGAAAGCGGTGAATTCATGGAACTGGCCCGACAGGCGGTGTGCGACACCCTCGCCGAACACAGCCTGGCCATGCTCGGCGACTGGGAGGAATTGCGGGTCGAGGTCCGCAAAACCCTGCGCCGCTTCTTCAACCGCACCATCGAACGCCGGCCGATGATCCTGCCGGTAATTCTGGAACTTTAACCGGGCGGGTCACGAACCGTTCCGCCGTCGGGGCCTCCCGGTGTGCGCCCAGGGGGAAACGCATTATGCATCGCCTTGTACGGGCGCAGCATGCTGCGCCCCTGCGAAGAGAAGCGTATTCAGCCGGAAAAGACGGATGCGGTCCGTCCCCGACATAAAACCAACTTACCGAATCAAGGATTTCCATGACGCTGCTGCACGCTGTTCTCCTTGGCCTGATTCAAGGCATGACCGAATTTCTGCCGGTTTCCTCCTCGGGACACCTGGCCATGACCCAGCACATGCTCCCCGGCTTCGAGCAGCCGGGCATTCTCTTCGACGTGCTGCTGCACCTCGGCACCATGCTGGCGGTGGTTCTCTATTTCCGCCGCGACCTCGCAAACCTGCTGAGTTCTCCCTTCCGCAAGGACGAGGAGGCGGTCCTGCACCGTCGACTGCTGCTGCTGCTCATCGCCGGTTCGGTGCCGACGGCCATTATCGGATTGACCTTCAAAGACTATTTCGAGGGGATGTTCGAGAACATCCCGCTGGTGGGGCTGATGCTGCTGGTCACCGGCTCCGTGCTCTTCGTTTCGGAAAAATTCCGGCGCGGAAATCGCAAGGAGAAGGATCTGACGTTCCTCGACGCCCTGGTGGTCGGAACCGTTCAAGGTTGCGCCATCATCCCCGGCATCTCCCGCTCCGGCTCGACCATCGCCGCGTTACTGCTGCGGGGCGTCGACGGTGAGACGGCGGCGCGCTTCTCCTTTTTGCTGGCGCTCCCCGCCGTTCTCGGCGCGGCTCTCCTCTCCTTGCGCGACCTGCACGCCGTCCCCGCCGGGGAGTTCCCCCTCTATCTGACGGGAACCGCCGTCGCCTTCGCCGCCGGCATGCTCTCCATCCATTTTCTGCTGGCGGTCATTCGCAAGCGCCGGCTCTTCGCCTTCGCCCTCTACTGCTGGCTGGCGGGCAGCCTGGCTTTGACCCTCACTCTGTAATCGGACGCGCTAATGCCTCAGAACAAACCGCCACTGATCCGGGAACATCTGCAAAAGGAGATCGCCGGCGTCCTCTGCCTCGCCGTCGGGATCTTTATCCTGCTCAGCCTGGTGTCTTTTCATACGTCGGACCCCTCCTTCAACAACAACATCACCTCTGCCACTATCCGCAACTGGGGGGGGGTGGTCGGCGCCAATCTCGCCGATCTGCTCATCCAGATTTTGGGGCTGGTCGCGCTGGTGCTGCCTTTGGCCTGCTTTCTCTTCGCCTGGCGCCTGCTCAAGTTCCGTTCGGTCAAGGTGCGCCTCTACAAAGGGGGGGCGATCCTGATGCTGATCCTCTCCCTGGCCGGACTCATCGCCCTGCGCTTTCACGAGGTCGTCATTTTCGGGCAGCGGATCGAGGAAGCCGGCGGCGCCGCCGGACGGCTGCTGGCCGAGGTCCTCTCCCGTTATCTGAATGTCACCGGCGCCGGCATCTTCCTCTTTGTCTTCTTTCTCATCTCCCTCATGCTCGGCGCCCGCTTTTCGATGGTGCTCTTTCTCGAAGGTATGGCCACCCGAGTCGGCGGCCAGATGGAGCGCCGCCGCGAGCAGCGTGCCGCCGAACGGGAACTTCGCGCCCGCAAACGCAAGGAGAAACAGGAGCAGCCGACCATCATCGCGCCGCCAGTGCGTCCGACCCTGGAGGTAACGCCGCCGGCGAAAAAGAAGAAACGCAAGGACGAGCCCCCACCCGAGCAGGAAGCCTTTGAGTTTCTCGAACCTTCGGGCACCTATCACAAACCCTCCCTGTCGCTGCTCGCCCACGAGGGGGAGGCTCCCCTCCCCATCGACCGCGACGCGCTCATGGCCAACGCCAAGATTTTGGAGAGCAAGCTCAAGGATTTCAACGTCGACGGCGAAGTGGTCGAAGTCAAGCCGGGGCCGGTGGTGACCATGTACGAATTTTCCCCGGCACCGGGGGTGAAGGTCAACAAGATCGCCGGCCTCTCCGACGATCTCTCCATGGCCCTGCGCGCTCTCTCGATCCGCATCGTCGCCCCCATTCCCGGGCGCGGCGTGGTCGGCATCGAAATCCCCAACAAAGAGCGAGAGACGGTCTACCTCAAGGAGATCTTCGAGTCGGAAGAGTTCCAGAAAACCGGCGGCAAGCTCCCCATGGCTCTGGGCAAAAACATCTTCGGCCGCACCGTCGTCTCCGATCTGGCGAAGATGCCGCACCTGCTCGTCGCCGGTTCCACCGGCAGCGGCAAGTCCGTCTCCATCAACACCATGATCCTCTCCCTCCTCTATCGGGCCACCCCCGAGGAGGTGCGCATCATCATGGTCGACCCAAAGATGCTGGAACTCTCCATCTACGAGGGGATTCCCCACCTGCTGCTGCCGGTGGTGACCAACCCGAAGAAGGCCGCCCTGGCGCTGAACTGGGCGGTACGGGAGATGGAGCGGCGCTATAAGCTGATGTCCGACAAGGGCGTGCGCAACATCGACGGCTACAACAAGAAGATCGCCAAGGAAGAAAAGGACAAGGCCGAGCTTAAGGCCCAGGAAAAGCTCATCGTCGAACCGGTGGAGGTGGAGGAGGATGAACTGCCGCCGGTGACCATCGAAGAGGGAGAAGAGCTGGAGCACGGCCACCTCCCCTATATCGTCGTCATCGTCGACGAGCTCGCCGACCTGATGATGGTCGCCGGCCGGGAGATCGAGGAATCGATCGCCCGCCTCGCGCAGATGGCCCGGGCCGCCGGTATTCACCTGATTCTGGCCACCCAGCGGCCGTCTGTCGACGTCATCACCGGCCTCATCAAGGCCAACTTCCCAACCCGAATCAGCTTCAAGGTCTTCTCCCGCATCGACAGCCGCACCATCCTCGACCAGATGGGGGCGGAAACCCTGCTCGGCATGGGCGATATGCTCTTTCTGCCGCCGGGAACCGGTGCCGTGCAACGGGTGCACGGAGCCTTCGTCTCCGAACTGGAAGTGCAGCGGGTCGTCGATTTCCTCAAGAAACAGGGGACGCCGGAATACGACAAATCGATCCTCGCCGCGCCTCCCGCCTCGGACAATGGCGGGGATGGGGAGGAAGAATATGACGAGAAGTGGGACGATGCCCTGGCCCTGATCGCGGATACTCGCCAGGCCTCCATCTCCATGCTGCAACGGCGGCTCCGTCTTGGCTACAACCGGGCGGCGCGCATGATCGAGAAGATGGAGCAGGAAGGAATCGTCGGCCCCTCGGACGGCACCAGCCGCCCCCGCGAAGTCTTTGTCAACAACATCCAAAGGCCTGACT is drawn from Desulfuromonas acetexigens and contains these coding sequences:
- a CDS encoding ribonuclease J; protein product: MSTLAHSPELHPDALRILPLGGLGEIGLNLMVLECRGDLLLIDCGLMFPEAYMMGIDLVIPDVSALAGREADIRGLVLTHGHEDHIGAIPFLYETLGCPPIYGTALTLGLLRGKLEEHKLAGRARLETVSPRQSVQLGVFAVEFYRAAHSIVDGAGLIIRTPAGTVIHTGDFKLDQTPVDGEPTDLPRLAQCGEEGVLLLLADSTNIEKEGYTLSERVVGEAFQQILPQCSGLVMVATFSSNIHRIQQVVDAAVDCGRSVLINGRSMVTNTDIARKLGYLNIPDSALIELRDLRDIPRDQVLVITTGSQGEPLSALARIAMDDHKQLYLEPGDTVILSSKFIPGNEKAISDLINHLYRRGAEVFYETTSEVHVSGHASQEELKLVHSLVKPRYFVPVHGEYRHLVKHAQLARRMGVAPEHAVVLENGQPLLVSENGLRLEERLESGRIFVDGKGVGDVGVMQLRDRSHLANHGMVMVILAMNQKTGEILYGPEIHSKGFVTEDESGEFMELARQAVCDTLAEHSLAMLGDWEELRVEVRKTLRRFFNRTIERRPMILPVILEL
- the uppP gene encoding undecaprenyl-diphosphatase UppP yields the protein MTLLHAVLLGLIQGMTEFLPVSSSGHLAMTQHMLPGFEQPGILFDVLLHLGTMLAVVLYFRRDLANLLSSPFRKDEEAVLHRRLLLLLIAGSVPTAIIGLTFKDYFEGMFENIPLVGLMLLVTGSVLFVSEKFRRGNRKEKDLTFLDALVVGTVQGCAIIPGISRSGSTIAALLLRGVDGETAARFSFLLALPAVLGAALLSLRDLHAVPAGEFPLYLTGTAVAFAAGMLSIHFLLAVIRKRRLFAFALYCWLAGSLALTLTL
- a CDS encoding DNA translocase FtsK, with protein sequence MPQNKPPLIREHLQKEIAGVLCLAVGIFILLSLVSFHTSDPSFNNNITSATIRNWGGVVGANLADLLIQILGLVALVLPLACFLFAWRLLKFRSVKVRLYKGGAILMLILSLAGLIALRFHEVVIFGQRIEEAGGAAGRLLAEVLSRYLNVTGAGIFLFVFFLISLMLGARFSMVLFLEGMATRVGGQMERRREQRAAERELRARKRKEKQEQPTIIAPPVRPTLEVTPPAKKKKRKDEPPPEQEAFEFLEPSGTYHKPSLSLLAHEGEAPLPIDRDALMANAKILESKLKDFNVDGEVVEVKPGPVVTMYEFSPAPGVKVNKIAGLSDDLSMALRALSIRIVAPIPGRGVVGIEIPNKERETVYLKEIFESEEFQKTGGKLPMALGKNIFGRTVVSDLAKMPHLLVAGSTGSGKSVSINTMILSLLYRATPEEVRIIMVDPKMLELSIYEGIPHLLLPVVTNPKKAALALNWAVREMERRYKLMSDKGVRNIDGYNKKIAKEEKDKAELKAQEKLIVEPVEVEEDELPPVTIEEGEELEHGHLPYIVVIVDELADLMMVAGREIEESIARLAQMARAAGIHLILATQRPSVDVITGLIKANFPTRISFKVFSRIDSRTILDQMGAETLLGMGDMLFLPPGTGAVQRVHGAFVSELEVQRVVDFLKKQGTPEYDKSILAAPPASDNGGDGEEEYDEKWDDALALIADTRQASISMLQRRLRLGYNRAARMIEKMEQEGIVGPSDGTSRPREVFVNNIQRPD